The following are encoded together in the Daucus carota subsp. sativus chromosome 5, DH1 v3.0, whole genome shotgun sequence genome:
- the LOC108223119 gene encoding vacuolar sorting protein 39 isoform X2, with protein sequence MVHTAYDSYQLITNCPTKIDAIGSYNLNLYVSCSDGCLRIYAPQSSGADRSPPSDRLLQTLELKKEAYVLERTVNGFSKRPMVAMEVIASRELLVSLSESIAFHRLPNLETVAVIPKAKGANAYAWDDRRGFLCFARQRRVCIYRHDGGRGFVEVKEFGVPDTVKSMSWCGENICLGIKREYTILNSTNGALTEVFPSGRIAPPLVVSLPSGELLLGKDQIGMFVDQNGKLLQEGRISWSEAPAVVVIQKPYAIGLLPRHIEIRFLRAPYPLIQTIVLRNVHCLVHSSNTIIVALENSIHGFFPVPLGAQIVQLTASGDFEEALSLCKLLPPEDSNLRAAKEQSIQIRYAHHLFENGSYEEAMEHFLESQVEMTYVLSLYPSITIPKTSILSVTEGFMDITGDASDLSRGSSGISDDLDSVPQLSESDESAALESKKMSHNTLMALIKFLQKKRFSVVDKATAEGTEEVVSDAVGRHYKSYETSRHNKSNKGRLNIPINSGAREMAAILDTALLQALILTGQPSSALELLKGLNYCDLKISEEFLHKRNQYVCLLEIYRCNAMHHEALKLLHRLIEDSKTDKHQIEITQKFKPEMIIEYLKPLCGTDPMIVLEYSMLVLESCPSQTIELFLSGNIPADLVNSYLKQHAPNMQATYLELMLAMNEHGISGNLQNEMVQIYLSEVLDWYTDLSSKENWDEKASCPSRKKLLSSLEGISGYNPEVLLKRLPQNALYEERALLLGKMNQHELALSIYVHKLHVPELALSYCDRVYESGLHQQSVNTYNNIYLTLLQIYLNPKKTIKNFEKRITNLVSSQSNSTPKLSTWTAVKTKGGRLSKKIAEIEGAEVMRISPSSTDSGRSDGDADDHGEEEGSSIMLEEVLHLLGQRWDRIHGAQALKLLPRETKLQNLLPFLGPLLRKSSEAYRNLSVIKRLRESENLQVKDELYDQRKTVVKITGYEGCGKERNTSSETIVEMRMPAV encoded by the exons ATGGTGCACACAGCCTACGATTCGTACCAACTCATCACCAATTGCCCCACCAAAATCGACGCCATCGGATCCTACAATCTCAATCTCTACGTCAGCTGTTCCGACGGTTGTCTCCGCATCTACGCGCCGCAGTCGTCCGGCGCCGATCGATCCCCGCCGTCCGATCGGCTTCTCCAAACCCTAGAACTCAAAAAAGAGGCCTACGTGCTTGAACGCACTGTCAATGGATTCTCCAAGAGGCCTATGGTGGCGATGGAAGTGATTGCGTCGAGAGAGCTGCTGGTTTCGCTTTCCGAGTCGATTGCGTTTCATAGGCTTCCTAATTTGGAGACGGTTGCGGTGATTCCCAAGGCGAAAGGAGCGAATGCGTATGCGTGGGATGATCGGAGAGGGTTTTTGTGCTTTGCGAGGCAGAGGAGAGTTTGTATTTATAGACATGATG GAGGGAGAGGATTTGTGGAGGTGAAGGAATTTGGTGTACCAGATACGGTTAAGTCGATGTCTTGGTGTGGGGAGAACATATGTTTGGGAATTAAAAGGGAATACACCATATTGAATTCTACTAACGGGGCTTTGACTGAGGTATTTCCATCTGGGAGGATTGCTccacctttagtagtgtctctTCCATCAGGAGAACTTCTATTAGGGAAG GACCAGATCGGAATGTTTGTGGACCAGAATGGGAAGCTTCTTCAAGAAGGCAGGATTTCTTGGTCTGAAGCCCCTGCAGTTGTTGTGATTCAGAAGCCATATGCAATCGGTCTCTTGCCAAGACATATTGAG ATACGGTTTCTACGAGCTCCGTATCCATTGATACAAACAATTGTTCTTCGTAATGTTCATTGTCTTGTACATAGTAGTAATACAATCATTGTTGCACTTGAAAACTCTATTCATGGATTCTTTCCTGTACCTCTTGGTGCACAG ATTGTACAATTAACAGCATCTGGAGATTTTGAGGAAGCTTTGTCCTTGTGTAAGCTACTCCCACCAGAAGATTCAAACCTCCGAGCCGCAAAGGAGCAATCTATCCAGATAAG ATATGCTcatcatttatttgaaaatggGAGCTATGAGGAGGCTATGGAACATTTTTTGGAATCTCAAGTTGAGATGACCTATGTGCTTTCTCTATATCCGTCAATTACTATTCCCAAAACTTCGATCCTTTCTGTAACTGAAGGGTTCATGGACATCACAGGGGATGCTTCAGATCTATCTAGAGGTTCCTCTGGTATCTCAGATGATTTAGACTCTGTACCTCAGTTATCAGAATCTGATGAAAGTGCAGCTCTCGAGTCCAAGAAAATGAGCCACAATACACTGATGGCTCTTATCAAATTTTTGCAAAAGAAGAGGTTCAGTGTTGTTGACAAGGCCACTGCTGAAGGAACTGAGGAGGTTGTTTCAGATGCCGTGGGACGTCATTATAAATCTTATGAAACAAGTAGGCATAATAAATCGAATAAG GGAAGGCTTAATATCCCCATTAACTCAGGTGCCAGAGAGATGGCAGCCATATTGGACACTGCACTTCTTCAAGCTCTGATTTTAACTGGGCAGCCTTCTTCTGCTTTGGAACTGCTCAAAGGACTTAACTATTGTGATTTGAAAATAAGTGAGGAATTTCTGCACAAAAGGAATCAATATGTCTGCCTTCTAGAAATCTACAGATGCAATGCAATGCATCATGAAGCTCTAAAACTTCTTCATCGATTAATAGAAGATTCAAAGACAGACAAACATCAGATTGAGATTACCCAGAAGTTCAAGCCTGAaatgattattgaatatcttaaA CCTCTCTGTGGTACTGATCCTATGATTGTCCTGGAGTATTCAATGCTTGTTCTTGAAAGCTGCCCGTCGCAAACTATTGAGCTCTTTTTGTCTGGAAACATTCCTGCAGATTTGGTCAACTCTTATTTAAAGCAGCATGCTCCGAACATGCAAGCCACATATTTAGAACTAATGCTTGCAATGAATGAACATGGGATTTCAGGAAATCTCCAGAACGAAATG GTTCAAATTTATCTCTCTGAAGTGCTTGATTGGTACACTGATCTCAGTTCTAAGGAGAATTGGGATGAGAAAGCTTCTTGCCCATCAAGGAAGAAGCTATTGTCTTCCTTGGAGGGTATCTCAGGTTATAACCCGGAGGTTTTGTTAAAGAGACTTCCACAAAATGCTTTGTATGAAGAGCGAGCACTTCTGTTGGGAAAGATGAACCAACACGAGCTTGCGTTGTCCATATATGTTCACAAG CTTCATGTTCCTGAACTCGCGCTATCTTACTGTGATCGGGTTTATGAGTCTGGACTTCATCAGCAATCTGTGAACACTTATAACAATATATACCTCACTCTACTACAAATTTACTTGAATCCtaaaaaaacaatcaaaaattttgaaaaacgaATCACTAATCTGGTGTCATCTCAAAGTAATAGCACTCCGAAACTCAGTACATGGACTGCAGTTAAAACAAAAGGCGGTCGATTATCCAAGAAGATTGCAGAGATTGAAGGAGCAGAGGTCATGCGAATCAGCCCAAGTAGCACTGATAGTGGGAGAAGTGATGGTGATGCAGATGATCATGGTGAGGAAGAAGGTTCCAGTATCATGTTAGAAGAGGTCCTTCATCTGTTGGGCCAGAGGTGGGACCGTATTCATGGAGCACAGGCTCTAAAGCTTTTACCAAGAGAGACCAAGCTACAG AATTTGCTTCCTTTTCTTGGACCTCTTTTGAGAAAATCTAGTGAAGCATACCGGAATTTGTCGGTTATAAAAAGATTACGAGAGAGTGAAAACCTCCAG GTAAAAGATGAATTGTATGACCAACGGAAAACAGTTGTGAAGATCACAG GGTATGAAGGCTGTGGCAAAGAAAGGAACACCTCTTCGGAAACGATTGTAGAGATGCGGATGCCTGCGGTTTGA
- the LOC108223119 gene encoding vacuolar sorting protein 39 isoform X1, which produces MVHTAYDSYQLITNCPTKIDAIGSYNLNLYVSCSDGCLRIYAPQSSGADRSPPSDRLLQTLELKKEAYVLERTVNGFSKRPMVAMEVIASRELLVSLSESIAFHRLPNLETVAVIPKAKGANAYAWDDRRGFLCFARQRRVCIYRHDGGRGFVEVKEFGVPDTVKSMSWCGENICLGIKREYTILNSTNGALTEVFPSGRIAPPLVVSLPSGELLLGKDQIGMFVDQNGKLLQEGRISWSEAPAVVVIQKPYAIGLLPRHIEIRFLRAPYPLIQTIVLRNVHCLVHSSNTIIVALENSIHGFFPVPLGAQIVQLTASGDFEEALSLCKLLPPEDSNLRAAKEQSIQIRYAHHLFENGSYEEAMEHFLESQVEMTYVLSLYPSITIPKTSILSVTEGFMDITGDASDLSRGSSGISDDLDSVPQLSESDESAALESKKMSHNTLMALIKFLQKKRFSVVDKATAEGTEEVVSDAVGRHYKSYETSRHNKSNKGRLNIPINSGAREMAAILDTALLQALILTGQPSSALELLKGLNYCDLKISEEFLHKRNQYVCLLEIYRCNAMHHEALKLLHRLIEDSKTDKHQIEITQKFKPEMIIEYLKPLCGTDPMIVLEYSMLVLESCPSQTIELFLSGNIPADLVNSYLKQHAPNMQATYLELMLAMNEHGISGNLQNEMVQIYLSEVLDWYTDLSSKENWDEKASCPSRKKLLSSLEGISGYNPEVLLKRLPQNALYEERALLLGKMNQHELALSIYVHKLHVPELALSYCDRVYESGLHQQSVNTYNNIYLTLLQIYLNPKKTIKNFEKRITNLVSSQSNSTPKLSTWTAVKTKGGRLSKKIAEIEGAEVMRISPSSTDSGRSDGDADDHGEEEGSSIMLEEVLHLLGQRWDRIHGAQALKLLPRETKLQNLLPFLGPLLRKSSEAYRNLSVIKRLRESENLQVKDELYDQRKTVVKITGDSICSLCNKKIGTSVFAVYPNGKTIVHFVCFRDSQGMKAVAKKGTPLRKRL; this is translated from the exons ATGGTGCACACAGCCTACGATTCGTACCAACTCATCACCAATTGCCCCACCAAAATCGACGCCATCGGATCCTACAATCTCAATCTCTACGTCAGCTGTTCCGACGGTTGTCTCCGCATCTACGCGCCGCAGTCGTCCGGCGCCGATCGATCCCCGCCGTCCGATCGGCTTCTCCAAACCCTAGAACTCAAAAAAGAGGCCTACGTGCTTGAACGCACTGTCAATGGATTCTCCAAGAGGCCTATGGTGGCGATGGAAGTGATTGCGTCGAGAGAGCTGCTGGTTTCGCTTTCCGAGTCGATTGCGTTTCATAGGCTTCCTAATTTGGAGACGGTTGCGGTGATTCCCAAGGCGAAAGGAGCGAATGCGTATGCGTGGGATGATCGGAGAGGGTTTTTGTGCTTTGCGAGGCAGAGGAGAGTTTGTATTTATAGACATGATG GAGGGAGAGGATTTGTGGAGGTGAAGGAATTTGGTGTACCAGATACGGTTAAGTCGATGTCTTGGTGTGGGGAGAACATATGTTTGGGAATTAAAAGGGAATACACCATATTGAATTCTACTAACGGGGCTTTGACTGAGGTATTTCCATCTGGGAGGATTGCTccacctttagtagtgtctctTCCATCAGGAGAACTTCTATTAGGGAAG GACCAGATCGGAATGTTTGTGGACCAGAATGGGAAGCTTCTTCAAGAAGGCAGGATTTCTTGGTCTGAAGCCCCTGCAGTTGTTGTGATTCAGAAGCCATATGCAATCGGTCTCTTGCCAAGACATATTGAG ATACGGTTTCTACGAGCTCCGTATCCATTGATACAAACAATTGTTCTTCGTAATGTTCATTGTCTTGTACATAGTAGTAATACAATCATTGTTGCACTTGAAAACTCTATTCATGGATTCTTTCCTGTACCTCTTGGTGCACAG ATTGTACAATTAACAGCATCTGGAGATTTTGAGGAAGCTTTGTCCTTGTGTAAGCTACTCCCACCAGAAGATTCAAACCTCCGAGCCGCAAAGGAGCAATCTATCCAGATAAG ATATGCTcatcatttatttgaaaatggGAGCTATGAGGAGGCTATGGAACATTTTTTGGAATCTCAAGTTGAGATGACCTATGTGCTTTCTCTATATCCGTCAATTACTATTCCCAAAACTTCGATCCTTTCTGTAACTGAAGGGTTCATGGACATCACAGGGGATGCTTCAGATCTATCTAGAGGTTCCTCTGGTATCTCAGATGATTTAGACTCTGTACCTCAGTTATCAGAATCTGATGAAAGTGCAGCTCTCGAGTCCAAGAAAATGAGCCACAATACACTGATGGCTCTTATCAAATTTTTGCAAAAGAAGAGGTTCAGTGTTGTTGACAAGGCCACTGCTGAAGGAACTGAGGAGGTTGTTTCAGATGCCGTGGGACGTCATTATAAATCTTATGAAACAAGTAGGCATAATAAATCGAATAAG GGAAGGCTTAATATCCCCATTAACTCAGGTGCCAGAGAGATGGCAGCCATATTGGACACTGCACTTCTTCAAGCTCTGATTTTAACTGGGCAGCCTTCTTCTGCTTTGGAACTGCTCAAAGGACTTAACTATTGTGATTTGAAAATAAGTGAGGAATTTCTGCACAAAAGGAATCAATATGTCTGCCTTCTAGAAATCTACAGATGCAATGCAATGCATCATGAAGCTCTAAAACTTCTTCATCGATTAATAGAAGATTCAAAGACAGACAAACATCAGATTGAGATTACCCAGAAGTTCAAGCCTGAaatgattattgaatatcttaaA CCTCTCTGTGGTACTGATCCTATGATTGTCCTGGAGTATTCAATGCTTGTTCTTGAAAGCTGCCCGTCGCAAACTATTGAGCTCTTTTTGTCTGGAAACATTCCTGCAGATTTGGTCAACTCTTATTTAAAGCAGCATGCTCCGAACATGCAAGCCACATATTTAGAACTAATGCTTGCAATGAATGAACATGGGATTTCAGGAAATCTCCAGAACGAAATG GTTCAAATTTATCTCTCTGAAGTGCTTGATTGGTACACTGATCTCAGTTCTAAGGAGAATTGGGATGAGAAAGCTTCTTGCCCATCAAGGAAGAAGCTATTGTCTTCCTTGGAGGGTATCTCAGGTTATAACCCGGAGGTTTTGTTAAAGAGACTTCCACAAAATGCTTTGTATGAAGAGCGAGCACTTCTGTTGGGAAAGATGAACCAACACGAGCTTGCGTTGTCCATATATGTTCACAAG CTTCATGTTCCTGAACTCGCGCTATCTTACTGTGATCGGGTTTATGAGTCTGGACTTCATCAGCAATCTGTGAACACTTATAACAATATATACCTCACTCTACTACAAATTTACTTGAATCCtaaaaaaacaatcaaaaattttgaaaaacgaATCACTAATCTGGTGTCATCTCAAAGTAATAGCACTCCGAAACTCAGTACATGGACTGCAGTTAAAACAAAAGGCGGTCGATTATCCAAGAAGATTGCAGAGATTGAAGGAGCAGAGGTCATGCGAATCAGCCCAAGTAGCACTGATAGTGGGAGAAGTGATGGTGATGCAGATGATCATGGTGAGGAAGAAGGTTCCAGTATCATGTTAGAAGAGGTCCTTCATCTGTTGGGCCAGAGGTGGGACCGTATTCATGGAGCACAGGCTCTAAAGCTTTTACCAAGAGAGACCAAGCTACAG AATTTGCTTCCTTTTCTTGGACCTCTTTTGAGAAAATCTAGTGAAGCATACCGGAATTTGTCGGTTATAAAAAGATTACGAGAGAGTGAAAACCTCCAG GTAAAAGATGAATTGTATGACCAACGGAAAACAGTTGTGAAGATCACAGGTGATAGTATATGTTCTCTTTGCAACAAGAAGATAGGGACTAGTGTGTTTGCTGTCTAtccaaacggtaagacaattgtaCACTTCGTTTGCTTTCGAGATTCACAGGGTATGAAGGCTGTGGCAAAGAAAGGAACACCTCTTCGGAAACGATTGTAG